In Puniceicoccus vermicola, one DNA window encodes the following:
- a CDS encoding autotransporter encodes MKYIPNSAIRSSLIPTAWTLSLLSLTAGLVCAEDFTRSADGTSSDWSDASLWTPTAVPNSGDSATFDLSSSTSVYIDGNFAVNDLQVDATSGGRTLTFVSPTENTTHSLTINGTLSKANNSTNLSFQNQAGSNHWLNVSIGTLDLSTNGGTVNFGRSNGTRVLNQLSINQTILGGGGGSNSIGINLNISNDYTLGKLTFNPGDNEKKINLITNDASASGYSRTATSTGISDTSTNSTIAGSLNTSQSANEATLRIATESGQTYQAATSLTDGTGGTLTLRHDGAGTQILSGDLSHTGGTYVDSGTLVISGTLASEGNLSVSSTGTLVAANALTSENLILADGATLGFNLEEDGSISLSGDLLSTGSEAEFIIDFRGTGNLGESYNGVLSITGSSSAFEGSTLSFINFSNSEISGDLTFDELTNGFTIIPEPSQAALFIGAFLISILSAKRIRK; translated from the coding sequence ATGAAATACATCCCCAATTCCGCAATTCGAAGCTCCCTCATTCCCACAGCATGGACACTATCCCTGCTCTCTCTCACTGCGGGGCTAGTTTGTGCAGAAGATTTCACCCGTTCCGCGGACGGCACCTCCTCAGACTGGAGCGATGCCAGCCTCTGGACCCCGACAGCAGTTCCGAATTCCGGAGACTCTGCTACTTTCGATCTCAGTTCCAGCACCAGCGTGTACATTGATGGCAACTTTGCGGTTAACGATCTCCAAGTAGACGCAACTTCGGGAGGGCGAACCTTAACCTTCGTTTCCCCAACGGAGAATACCACCCACTCGCTGACAATTAACGGCACCCTTAGCAAAGCGAACAACAGCACCAATCTCAGCTTCCAAAATCAGGCAGGCTCCAATCACTGGTTGAATGTTTCCATTGGAACACTCGACCTCTCCACGAACGGAGGAACCGTCAATTTCGGGCGGTCAAACGGAACACGAGTACTCAACCAACTTTCAATCAATCAAACGATCCTCGGAGGCGGCGGAGGATCAAACTCTATCGGCATCAATCTGAATATCTCGAACGACTACACCCTCGGGAAACTGACATTCAACCCGGGAGACAATGAGAAAAAGATCAACTTGATTACCAATGATGCCAGTGCCTCTGGCTATTCAAGAACGGCGACAAGCACCGGCATATCCGATACTAGCACGAACAGTACGATTGCAGGATCGCTGAATACTTCCCAAAGCGCCAATGAAGCCACCCTCCGAATCGCAACAGAGAGTGGTCAAACCTATCAGGCGGCAACCTCACTGACCGATGGAACCGGAGGCACCTTAACCCTGCGCCATGACGGGGCCGGAACCCAGATCCTCTCCGGAGACCTATCCCATACCGGGGGAACCTATGTTGACTCTGGAACGTTGGTAATCAGCGGGACACTCGCCAGCGAAGGGAACCTCAGCGTCTCTTCGACCGGCACCCTCGTTGCGGCCAATGCTCTCACCTCCGAAAACCTCATACTGGCAGACGGGGCGACCTTGGGTTTCAACCTCGAAGAGGACGGCAGCATCTCCCTCTCCGGAGATCTACTCTCAACCGGCAGCGAGGCCGAATTCATCATCGATTTCCGCGGAACCGGAAATCTTGGCGAAAGCTATAATGGAGTCCTTTCCATCACTGGCTCCTCGTCAGCCTTCGAAGGATCGACACTTTCTTTCATCAACTTCAGTAATAGTGAGATCTCGGGAGACCTCACTTTCGACGAGCTCACGAACGGTTTCACCATCATTCCTGAACCGTCTCAAGCAGCACTCTTCATCGGAGCCTTTCTCATTTCTATCCTCTCCGCAAAACGGATCCGCAAATAA
- a CDS encoding type II secretion system protein: MSPLPTNRSQTRPSTAGFSIIELLTGIAVIAILFGITLATIDNVRKRANSTQCQSNLRQIGLAVLSFANENDGQLPGKRINSGQAGLSASQPAYVSINSWNRLATHLAPYLGYTLPDDGSAVLCKEFLCPGVARQYPELANDPYAAIYVANPHNVLPGNPNSRPFGNASGSRTSSLNLHAIPDPTNTYMLSDIDKESSGAGKWTSEAETPVHGDYRNQVFFDGSVRQAPLSDPL, from the coding sequence ATGTCACCCCTCCCTACCAACCGCTCCCAGACTCGACCGTCCACAGCTGGCTTCTCGATCATCGAGTTGCTCACAGGCATCGCTGTGATCGCGATTCTTTTTGGGATCACTCTCGCGACCATTGACAACGTCCGCAAACGAGCGAACTCAACCCAGTGCCAGTCCAACCTAAGGCAAATCGGATTAGCCGTCCTATCCTTTGCCAACGAGAACGACGGCCAACTCCCGGGGAAGCGAATAAATTCCGGACAGGCCGGACTCAGCGCATCCCAGCCAGCCTATGTCAGCATCAACAGCTGGAACCGCTTGGCTACCCATCTGGCCCCCTACCTCGGCTACACGCTACCCGATGATGGATCGGCAGTCCTCTGCAAAGAGTTCCTCTGCCCGGGCGTTGCTCGCCAATACCCCGAACTGGCAAACGATCCCTACGCCGCCATCTACGTCGCCAATCCTCACAACGTATTACCCGGAAACCCCAATTCCCGACCGTTTGGAAATGCAAGTGGAAGCCGAACCAGTTCCCTGAATCTACACGCCATTCCCGACCCGACCAACACGTACATGCTCAGCGACATCGACAAAGAAAGTTCGGGCGCTGGCAAATGGACAAGCGAAGCCGAAACACCCGTCCACGGAGACTACCGCAACCAAGTGTTCTTTGACGGAAGTGTCCGGCAAGCACCTCTTTCCGATCCGCTTTGA
- a CDS encoding LacI family DNA-binding transcriptional regulator — translation MISQRELAKKLGTSAMTVSRAFRDHPDLAPETKKRIIEAATKLGYSPGKSRSKKSDPQSTIRIGLVAYDSPGATFQSETPRRIYLAIQQECQRNGAETLVEFPEPNQLPMLAKNHAVSGIFLFGRYTPEIVENLKDIPTLAVSSYIQSENLPRIVANNLEGMRIATNHLIELGHRNILFLGLDEGPLTELYRERADGYSLAMLSHQLKPTLRFHPNYQFQTVLTDWTQFSAIVCATDGIAAAVHKQLSETGCSIPEDLSLVGFDGTSEGESLGMTSYEPNWAMLGKVAANQLLFRPQDIQRKGLRISIPGRLIVRNSCQPPRP, via the coding sequence ATGATTAGCCAACGCGAACTCGCAAAAAAACTGGGGACTTCGGCCATGACGGTTTCACGCGCATTCCGCGACCATCCTGACCTCGCTCCGGAAACCAAGAAACGGATCATTGAGGCAGCAACGAAGCTCGGCTATTCGCCCGGAAAATCCCGATCAAAAAAGAGCGATCCGCAATCGACCATTCGCATCGGACTCGTCGCCTACGACAGCCCAGGAGCGACATTTCAATCCGAAACCCCCAGGCGAATTTACCTGGCGATTCAGCAGGAGTGCCAGCGAAATGGGGCCGAGACTCTCGTCGAGTTCCCAGAACCGAACCAATTGCCGATGCTCGCAAAGAATCACGCTGTCAGTGGAATCTTTCTCTTCGGACGCTATACACCCGAGATTGTCGAAAACCTCAAAGACATCCCCACCCTCGCAGTCAGCAGCTATATTCAATCGGAAAACCTGCCGCGCATTGTCGCCAACAATTTGGAAGGGATGCGAATCGCCACCAATCACCTGATCGAGCTAGGCCATCGCAATATCCTCTTCCTCGGGCTGGACGAAGGCCCTCTGACCGAACTCTACCGAGAGAGAGCCGACGGATACTCCCTCGCGATGCTTTCCCATCAGCTCAAACCAACGCTTCGTTTTCATCCCAACTACCAGTTTCAAACCGTTCTTACGGATTGGACTCAATTCTCCGCCATCGTGTGTGCTACGGACGGCATTGCCGCCGCTGTGCACAAGCAACTCTCGGAGACCGGCTGCTCCATCCCCGAGGACCTGAGCCTTGTTGGATTCGACGGCACCTCCGAAGGAGAAAGCCTGGGGATGACCAGCTACGAACCCAACTGGGCCATGCTCGGAAAAGTCGCCGCCAACCAGCTCCTCTTCCGACCGCAAGATATTCAAAGAAAAGGACTGCGGATCTCCATCCCGGGCCGACTGATTGTCCGGAATTCCTGCCAGCCGCCCAGGCCCTAA
- a CDS encoding glycosyl hydrolase 115 family protein, with the protein MKLVPCPSFGPGVDAAFGDLRRDIEKIAAISSGVDEELDRWRLEISRNPSLSVESFALEISPEERQIEIEASDDLGAIYGIYEFSHQFLGIDPLWFWKEMEPLPLVSFSPESQRIESGLPEFRFRGLFVNDEDLLGRWRPSSGERFQDWPKRESVLSQPSTLLKDNYEARLLGYYTPVVESEAMEMIFEAILRLRGNLVIPASFIDVFNGAEAAVIRDAVQRGLYVSQHHVEPLGVSHFGYETWWSRQGQNPQFSYLSDPDSMRAAWRAYAEEWYRLAGNQVIWQLGLRGRGDRPLWDHDPAAAARAAELFRKAFDDQMEIIRKVDSRETPPVTVTLWLEVSRLIQDGDLRLPSNVIRVFADDDKTLEMKGDFHRTDRGGDLPFGCYVHLAVWGAGPHLVQGVSPDRIVRIANEIVEKGDTAYAIVNAANLREHVVGLGCWFEQLWCTRREAFEKLITGLCPRRSCSLLP; encoded by the coding sequence ATGAAACTTGTCCCTTGCCCATCTTTTGGCCCCGGAGTTGATGCTGCTTTTGGCGACCTGCGAAGGGACATCGAGAAGATCGCTGCCATCTCCTCTGGTGTGGATGAGGAGTTGGATCGGTGGAGATTGGAGATTTCTCGAAATCCGTCACTGTCTGTAGAGAGCTTTGCACTGGAGATTTCACCGGAGGAGAGGCAAATCGAAATTGAAGCTTCAGATGATCTCGGGGCGATTTACGGGATCTATGAATTCTCACATCAATTTCTGGGAATCGACCCATTGTGGTTCTGGAAGGAAATGGAACCCCTTCCTTTGGTAAGTTTCTCTCCGGAATCGCAGCGAATTGAATCCGGGTTACCTGAGTTCCGCTTTCGAGGTCTGTTCGTGAACGACGAAGATCTTCTCGGTCGGTGGCGTCCGTCCTCAGGAGAGCGGTTTCAGGACTGGCCCAAGCGTGAGAGTGTTCTCTCTCAACCTTCTACATTGTTGAAGGACAACTATGAGGCTCGGCTTTTGGGATATTACACTCCGGTTGTCGAGAGCGAGGCCATGGAGATGATTTTTGAGGCGATATTGCGCTTGAGGGGCAACTTGGTGATTCCAGCTTCATTTATTGACGTCTTTAATGGAGCGGAAGCCGCAGTGATCCGGGATGCTGTTCAACGGGGGTTGTATGTATCACAGCATCATGTTGAGCCCTTAGGGGTATCCCATTTTGGATACGAGACTTGGTGGAGCCGTCAGGGCCAAAACCCGCAGTTTAGCTATTTGAGTGATCCAGACAGTATGAGAGCGGCTTGGAGAGCCTATGCGGAAGAATGGTATCGCTTAGCGGGTAATCAGGTTATCTGGCAGTTGGGTTTACGAGGTCGTGGAGATCGTCCTCTTTGGGATCACGATCCCGCAGCCGCAGCCCGAGCCGCTGAGCTCTTTCGAAAAGCGTTCGATGATCAGATGGAAATCATCCGAAAGGTGGACTCGAGAGAGACGCCGCCCGTAACAGTGACTCTATGGCTCGAAGTAAGTCGTTTGATTCAAGACGGGGACCTTCGTTTGCCCAGCAACGTCATTCGGGTGTTTGCAGATGACGACAAGACTTTGGAGATGAAGGGAGATTTTCATCGAACGGACCGGGGTGGCGACCTGCCGTTCGGTTGTTACGTTCATCTTGCGGTTTGGGGAGCAGGTCCACATTTGGTTCAGGGGGTCTCTCCGGATCGGATCGTGCGGATTGCCAACGAAATCGTAGAGAAGGGGGATACTGCTTACGCCATCGTGAATGCGGCCAACCTAAGGGAACATGTGGTCGGGCTAGGTTGCTGGTTCGAACAGTTGTGGTGCACCCGCAGAGAGGCTTTCGAAAAACTCATTACAGGACTTTGTCCCCGAAGGAGCTGCTCGCTACTACCGTGA
- a CDS encoding DUF2288 domain-containing protein has protein sequence MFNDDFPARRSLDEFAPAEDHSTDEEKLEKYSGEVDWSYLKPHYEKGSLVYVDPSLDLKTAGLAFTQDDQAQVKAWLKSGDLVQPCDLHAEHWEKTGTAFKAMIVRPFVLVQPVGQQ, from the coding sequence ATGTTTAACGACGACTTCCCCGCCCGCCGAAGCTTGGATGAATTTGCCCCGGCCGAGGACCACTCCACCGACGAGGAGAAGCTCGAGAAATACTCGGGCGAAGTCGACTGGTCCTACTTGAAACCTCACTACGAGAAAGGCTCTCTGGTCTACGTCGATCCCTCCCTCGACCTGAAGACCGCCGGCCTCGCCTTTACCCAAGACGATCAGGCCCAAGTCAAAGCCTGGCTAAAATCGGGCGACCTCGTCCAGCCCTGCGACCTCCATGCTGAACACTGGGAGAAGACCGGCACCGCCTTCAAGGCGATGATCGTTCGACCGTTTGTTCTGGTTCAACCAGTGGGGCAACAGTAG